In a single window of the Arthrobacter sp. StoSoilA2 genome:
- a CDS encoding GAF and ANTAR domain-containing protein: MAQNDAVPTAEQLQDLLLESPGFTEFLLGLTTISASLLGGDVPMLCAITVERDAGPSTVASSTEAAQRLDEKQYEFDDGPCLSALRQRQTVLVEDLQANVRWQHYADAVSQEAITTMLAVPIPTDDDSRAALNCYSTEAGTFDPETVASIVKHAESLSRILRLALRLHTPDPYPVHLRSALESRAIVDAAISLIMMQNRCSRDAAVRLIQLASRNSDKRLHEIAEDILKRAGHEDKEGR; this comes from the coding sequence ATGGCCCAGAACGATGCAGTACCCACAGCGGAACAGTTGCAGGACCTGCTGTTGGAGAGCCCCGGATTCACGGAATTCCTCCTTGGTTTGACCACTATTTCGGCTTCCTTGTTGGGCGGGGATGTCCCCATGCTGTGTGCCATTACCGTAGAACGGGACGCGGGCCCGTCCACGGTGGCGAGCAGCACAGAGGCGGCTCAGCGCCTGGACGAGAAACAGTACGAGTTCGACGACGGCCCATGCCTTAGCGCGCTCCGGCAACGGCAGACCGTCTTGGTTGAGGACCTTCAGGCCAACGTCCGCTGGCAGCACTACGCCGACGCTGTTTCGCAGGAAGCTATCACGACCATGTTGGCGGTTCCGATCCCTACCGACGACGACTCAAGGGCCGCGCTGAACTGCTACTCCACCGAAGCAGGAACGTTCGATCCAGAGACCGTGGCATCCATTGTGAAGCACGCAGAATCCTTGTCCAGGATTCTCCGGCTCGCCCTGCGCCTGCACACACCGGATCCATATCCTGTGCACCTGCGTTCCGCGTTGGAATCGCGGGCGATAGTGGATGCGGCTATTTCCCTCATCATGATGCAGAACCGTTGCAGCCGGGACGCTGCCGTCAGGCTCATACAGTTGGCGTCGCGCAACAGCGATAAGCGGCTGCACGAAATTGCCGAAGACATCCTGAAACGGGCCGGTCACGAGGATAAGGAGGGTAGGTAG
- the pstA gene encoding phosphate ABC transporter permease PstA produces the protein MTATVVRKRSALTKGQLPKFAPYIVLAVALIVGAAILALIGFNAFGWGLVSAVLFTLGLVAWSGAVEGARKAKDKLATCLIVGAFLIALLPLISVIWTVLVNGIPGLVTPGFLGTSMNGVTGAFDNKAAEEGGKVLGGIYHALLGTLQITLLATVISVPVGLLTAIYLVEYGNDRPLARAITFFVDVMTGIPSIVAGLFAAAFFFAVVGPGTKTGAVAAVALSVLMIPVVVRSSEEMLKIVPNELREASYALGVRKWRTITKVVIPTAISGIASGVTLAIARVIGETAPILVTAGFATTINNNVFGGWMASLPTFIYTQILNPTSPSNPGPSDQRAWGAALVLIILVMLLNLGARVIARLFAPKTGR, from the coding sequence ATGACCGCCACCGTAGTCCGCAAGCGCTCGGCGCTCACCAAGGGCCAACTGCCCAAGTTCGCTCCTTACATTGTCCTGGCCGTCGCCCTGATCGTGGGCGCAGCCATCCTGGCCCTTATCGGGTTCAACGCCTTTGGCTGGGGCCTTGTCTCCGCGGTCCTGTTCACCCTCGGCCTGGTGGCGTGGAGCGGAGCCGTCGAAGGCGCCCGCAAGGCCAAGGACAAGCTGGCCACGTGCTTGATTGTCGGGGCTTTCCTGATTGCCCTCCTGCCGTTGATCTCCGTCATCTGGACTGTGCTGGTGAACGGCATTCCCGGCCTGGTAACCCCTGGATTCCTTGGTACGTCCATGAACGGCGTCACCGGTGCCTTCGATAACAAGGCAGCCGAGGAAGGCGGCAAGGTCCTCGGCGGCATCTATCACGCGCTGCTGGGCACCCTCCAGATCACGCTCCTGGCCACCGTCATCTCCGTGCCGGTCGGCCTGCTCACCGCCATCTACCTGGTGGAATACGGCAACGACCGTCCCCTTGCCCGCGCCATTACGTTCTTCGTGGATGTCATGACCGGCATTCCCTCCATCGTTGCCGGCCTCTTCGCGGCAGCATTTTTCTTCGCGGTTGTTGGCCCCGGCACCAAGACCGGTGCGGTAGCCGCCGTCGCGCTTTCCGTACTGATGATCCCGGTTGTGGTCCGCTCCAGCGAGGAAATGCTCAAGATCGTCCCGAACGAGCTCCGCGAAGCCTCCTACGCGCTCGGCGTGCGTAAATGGCGCACCATCACCAAGGTGGTTATTCCGACAGCGATCTCCGGCATTGCGTCCGGTGTTACCTTGGCCATCGCCCGGGTTATCGGCGAGACCGCTCCCATCCTGGTCACTGCAGGCTTCGCGACCACTATCAACAACAACGTCTTTGGCGGATGGATGGCCTCGCTGCCCACGTTCATCTACACCCAGATCCTGAACCCGACTTCGCCGTCCAACCCTGGCCCCTCGGACCAGCGGGCATGGGGCGCTGCTTTGGTGCTGATCATCCTGGTGATGCTCCTGAACCTCGGAGCCCGCGTCATTGCCCGCCTGTTCGCTCCCAAAACGGGACGCTAG
- a CDS encoding inorganic phosphate transporter produces the protein MIVAFLVLVVGLASGFAFLNGFRDVSNAVALSTRTRALTPSVAVLLAAVFNFIGAMLSGSFVLAFTQSWIILPNGIGGLTMLTSALAASIIWGVYAWWRGIPLSSTNSLVGGLIGAGAASVLVGGHSINGVDNVLLTQVALPLVLSPVIAFVAAYLLVWPVTWAARYTQPNVINRRFRRAQAVSAAAVAFGHGLQDGQRTAAVLLLALVAAGLSSGGELPLWILVLTAIMLTAGTMFGGWRISHTLGHKLIRVDPLRGFVAQTLTSMMLFIGAIGLQLPLSTTHTLTASVLGAGTNQRFAITNRRLVRRILLFWVATPLVTAAMAFVLELAFSPLADL, from the coding sequence GTGATCGTTGCATTCCTGGTCCTCGTGGTGGGTTTGGCTTCAGGATTCGCTTTCCTTAACGGCTTCCGTGATGTCTCCAATGCCGTAGCACTTTCCACGAGGACACGAGCCCTCACGCCATCCGTGGCGGTCCTCCTGGCAGCTGTTTTCAACTTCATCGGCGCCATGCTCAGCGGCAGCTTCGTCCTCGCGTTTACGCAGTCCTGGATCATCCTGCCCAACGGCATTGGCGGGCTAACAATGCTGACGTCTGCCCTCGCCGCATCCATCATCTGGGGCGTATACGCATGGTGGCGCGGCATCCCGTTGTCTTCCACCAACTCACTCGTGGGCGGATTGATCGGCGCAGGCGCTGCGAGCGTGCTGGTGGGCGGGCACTCGATCAACGGGGTGGACAACGTCCTCCTGACCCAGGTCGCTTTGCCCTTGGTCCTGTCACCTGTGATCGCTTTCGTGGCTGCCTATTTGCTCGTCTGGCCGGTGACCTGGGCTGCGCGCTATACGCAGCCGAATGTCATCAACAGGCGTTTCCGCCGGGCGCAAGCTGTCTCTGCTGCGGCCGTGGCTTTCGGCCATGGGCTCCAGGATGGGCAGCGCACTGCGGCCGTTCTCCTGTTGGCACTGGTGGCGGCGGGACTGTCCAGTGGGGGCGAATTGCCCCTGTGGATCCTCGTTCTGACCGCGATCATGCTCACAGCGGGCACCATGTTTGGTGGCTGGAGGATCTCGCACACGCTGGGTCACAAGTTGATCCGCGTTGACCCTCTGCGAGGGTTTGTGGCCCAAACCCTGACTTCCATGATGCTCTTCATTGGCGCCATCGGCCTGCAGCTACCACTATCCACAACCCATACGCTGACCGCATCCGTACTGGGAGCAGGCACCAACCAGCGCTTCGCCATCACCAACAGGCGTCTTGTTCGCAGGATTCTCCTGTTTTGGGTTGCCACGCCGCTCGTCACGGCCGCAATGGCCTTCGTCCTTGAGTTGGCGTTCTCACCCCTGGCGGACCTCTGA
- a CDS encoding aminotransferase class I/II-fold pyridoxal phosphate-dependent enzyme — translation MQKLAHRLERLGTETAFSVAQAAAAWKSKGNLVYPFHLGDINIPTAPHIVEAMNKAIADGYTGYCPGPGIPQLREALAEDLGSRRGMEFSAENVVVMTGGKPVITKFLQAVMNPGQEVLYPNPGFPIYESQIEYLGGTAVPYRYVPTSKGFAIDLDQVRASITPNTAAIIYNDLQNPISAESTAAEREAIAQIAIEHDLWVLSDEAYFETRYEGVSSSIASLPGMAERTVILYTFSKKFAMTGSRLGCAVAPREIAQVLSTLNTNDESCTTHYVQWAGIEALRGPQEPVQQMLDILRERRDAACEIVNAIPGMSVAVPQSTFYLFPDVTEAMQRLGYTAVGDFASDALYKTGVSFCTREHFGRRLPGEERQYIRLAYSGIEADAIREGLGRLREWIEAA, via the coding sequence ATGCAGAAACTCGCACACCGGCTCGAACGCCTGGGCACCGAAACTGCTTTCAGCGTCGCGCAGGCCGCTGCCGCTTGGAAGTCGAAGGGAAACCTGGTGTATCCCTTCCACCTCGGCGACATCAATATCCCGACGGCCCCGCACATCGTTGAGGCCATGAACAAGGCCATTGCCGACGGGTACACGGGCTACTGCCCGGGTCCTGGCATCCCCCAGCTCCGGGAAGCCCTGGCCGAGGACCTAGGGTCACGGCGCGGCATGGAGTTCTCTGCGGAGAACGTGGTGGTGATGACCGGCGGCAAGCCAGTGATCACCAAGTTCCTGCAGGCGGTCATGAACCCCGGCCAGGAAGTGCTCTACCCCAATCCCGGCTTCCCGATCTACGAGTCGCAGATCGAATACCTCGGCGGGACGGCCGTCCCGTACCGTTACGTGCCCACGAGCAAGGGCTTCGCGATCGACCTTGACCAGGTCCGTGCGTCCATCACTCCGAACACGGCCGCGATCATCTACAACGACCTGCAGAACCCCATCTCTGCCGAGTCCACGGCGGCCGAACGTGAAGCCATCGCCCAAATCGCGATCGAGCACGACCTCTGGGTCCTATCCGACGAAGCGTATTTCGAAACCCGCTACGAAGGTGTCTCCAGCTCGATTGCTTCCCTTCCGGGCATGGCCGAACGCACCGTGATCCTGTACACGTTCAGCAAGAAGTTCGCCATGACCGGCTCACGCCTTGGCTGTGCTGTGGCCCCGCGCGAGATCGCGCAGGTGCTCAGCACCCTGAACACCAACGATGAATCGTGCACCACGCACTACGTGCAGTGGGCCGGCATCGAAGCACTCCGCGGCCCCCAGGAACCGGTGCAGCAGATGCTGGACATCCTGAGGGAACGCCGGGACGCCGCGTGTGAAATTGTCAATGCCATCCCCGGCATGAGCGTGGCCGTGCCCCAGTCCACGTTCTACCTTTTCCCCGACGTCACCGAAGCCATGCAGCGGCTGGGCTACACCGCCGTCGGCGACTTCGCTTCCGACGCCCTATACAAGACGGGCGTTTCGTTCTGCACCCGTGAACACTTCGGCCGGCGACTGCCAGGCGAGGAACGGCAGTACATCCGCCTGGCCTACTCCGGCATCGAAGCGGACGCCATCCGTGAGGGCCTGGGCCGCCTGCGCGAATGGATCGAGGCAGCATGA
- the pstB gene encoding phosphate ABC transporter ATP-binding protein PstB: MSKRIDVKDLNVYYGSFLAVEDVNINIEAKSVTAFIGPSGCGKSTFLRTLNRMHEVLPGARVEGEVLLDGDNLYDPGVDPVTVRTQVGMVFQRPNPFPTMSIRDNVLAGVKLNNKKISKGEADALVEKSLIGANLWNEVKDRLDKPGSGLSGGQQQRLCIARAIAVEPQVILMDEPCSALDPISTLAVEDLINELKDQYTVVIVTHNMQQAARVSDKTAFFNIAGTGKPGKLIEFADTTSIFNNPAQKATEDYVSGRFG; encoded by the coding sequence ATGTCCAAGCGCATCGACGTCAAAGACTTGAATGTCTACTACGGCAGCTTCCTGGCTGTCGAGGACGTCAACATCAACATTGAAGCCAAGTCCGTCACGGCCTTCATTGGCCCGTCCGGTTGTGGCAAGTCCACCTTCCTCCGAACGCTGAACCGCATGCACGAGGTCCTTCCCGGTGCTCGCGTCGAGGGTGAGGTCCTGCTCGACGGCGACAACCTCTACGACCCCGGCGTTGACCCGGTGACCGTGCGCACGCAGGTCGGCATGGTTTTCCAGCGCCCCAACCCGTTCCCCACGATGTCGATCCGGGACAATGTCCTGGCCGGCGTGAAGCTGAACAACAAGAAGATCTCCAAGGGCGAAGCAGATGCCCTGGTGGAGAAGTCGTTGATTGGAGCGAACCTGTGGAATGAGGTCAAGGACCGCTTGGACAAGCCAGGTTCCGGCCTCTCGGGCGGCCAGCAGCAGCGCCTCTGCATTGCCCGTGCAATTGCTGTTGAGCCCCAGGTGATCCTCATGGACGAGCCTTGCTCGGCTCTGGACCCCATCTCCACGCTGGCGGTCGAGGACCTCATCAATGAGCTCAAGGACCAGTACACCGTGGTGATCGTTACCCACAACATGCAGCAGGCCGCACGTGTGTCCGACAAGACTGCGTTCTTCAACATCGCCGGCACCGGCAAGCCCGGCAAGCTCATCGAGTTCGCTGACACCACCAGCATCTTCAACAACCCCGCCCAGAAGGCCACGGAAGACTACGTCTCCGGCCGCTTCGGATAA
- a CDS encoding GAF and ANTAR domain-containing protein gives MTKKHLPLDELSGAIGRILGLLLTEEKVDQAVQSLSLAIKESVPGTLGAGVSILDSQARRTSTGFTDNIVEQADFLQYDLGQGPCLTAWASEESVLIEDLGTDTRWPEWRTAVSSLPIRSVVSAPLIANGRSIGAIKIYAPEPAVFDAGTVTLMELFASPAATLLSHIQSTETPKRISEGLQAALHSRDLVNRACGILMERHKITHERALQQLIGNARDQSRTLQEVSAELVAGIPADHN, from the coding sequence ATGACCAAGAAGCACCTTCCTCTGGACGAACTCTCGGGCGCCATCGGCCGGATTCTTGGCCTCCTGTTGACCGAGGAAAAGGTTGACCAAGCCGTTCAAAGCCTGTCGCTGGCCATCAAGGAGTCCGTACCCGGCACACTTGGCGCAGGCGTCTCCATCCTGGATTCGCAGGCACGGAGGACCAGCACTGGATTCACCGACAACATCGTGGAGCAGGCGGACTTCCTACAATATGATCTGGGCCAGGGTCCCTGCCTGACAGCGTGGGCCTCGGAAGAAAGCGTGCTGATCGAAGACCTAGGCACGGACACGCGCTGGCCGGAATGGCGTACTGCCGTCAGCTCCCTTCCCATCAGGTCAGTGGTCAGCGCACCCCTGATAGCAAACGGACGCAGCATTGGCGCTATTAAGATCTACGCGCCGGAACCTGCCGTCTTTGATGCAGGCACAGTCACGCTGATGGAGCTCTTCGCTTCCCCTGCTGCCACCCTTCTTTCCCACATTCAAAGCACTGAGACACCCAAGCGCATCAGTGAGGGACTGCAGGCCGCCCTGCACAGCCGCGATTTGGTCAACCGGGCCTGCGGGATATTGATGGAACGCCACAAGATCACTCACGAACGGGCACTGCAGCAACTGATAGGGAACGCCCGCGACCAAAGCAGAACCCTGCAGGAAGTCAGCGCCGAGCTTGTAGCCGGGATTCCGGCAGACCACAACTAA
- a CDS encoding D-TA family PLP-dependent enzyme, with the protein MNHAVPDGIVTPAIMIDVDILDRNIQRMASSMLSRGLRLRPHVKTHKTLEIAAKQLAAGAVGLTVATIGEAEVFAAGGATDIFIAYPLWVEAHHAERLRKLARTCSIAVGTDSAESATAMGRQLGADARSIDVLIEVDSGHHRSGVLPGEVVEVARAASANGLNIAGVFTFPGHSYKPGMPRDAASNENEALGRASAALEHAGFEVRTVSGGSTPTALLDAETLATELRPGVYVFGDAQQLELERCTWDDIALTVAATVVSRHESDGGNVRRVVVDAGSKILGSDRPDWATGYGRLPEYREARITALSEHHATVVWPDSEELPALGTRLRLIPNHVCLAMNLVDEVTVVREGAVVDTWKVAARGKNN; encoded by the coding sequence ATGAATCACGCAGTCCCGGACGGAATCGTCACACCAGCCATCATGATCGACGTCGATATCCTCGACCGGAATATTCAACGCATGGCATCGAGCATGCTGAGCAGGGGACTGAGGCTCCGCCCGCATGTGAAGACACACAAGACCCTGGAGATCGCAGCCAAGCAGCTCGCGGCTGGAGCAGTTGGGCTGACGGTTGCGACGATCGGGGAAGCCGAAGTCTTCGCAGCCGGCGGCGCCACGGATATCTTCATCGCCTACCCGCTGTGGGTTGAGGCGCACCACGCTGAGCGGCTGCGGAAGCTTGCCAGGACGTGCAGCATCGCGGTGGGCACCGATTCAGCGGAAAGCGCGACGGCGATGGGACGCCAGTTGGGCGCCGACGCCAGAAGCATCGATGTCCTGATCGAAGTGGACAGCGGGCATCACCGCAGCGGGGTCCTGCCCGGAGAAGTGGTGGAGGTTGCGCGGGCGGCTTCGGCAAACGGCTTGAACATTGCGGGCGTCTTCACATTCCCCGGACACAGTTACAAACCGGGAATGCCAAGGGATGCAGCGAGTAACGAGAATGAGGCCCTTGGCCGTGCTTCTGCCGCATTGGAGCACGCCGGTTTTGAGGTCCGCACCGTCAGCGGCGGCTCTACGCCGACCGCATTGCTCGACGCCGAAACCCTGGCCACTGAGCTCCGCCCGGGCGTCTATGTTTTCGGAGACGCCCAACAGCTTGAACTCGAACGGTGCACGTGGGATGACATCGCGCTGACTGTCGCTGCGACTGTGGTCAGCCGCCACGAGTCCGACGGCGGGAATGTCCGGCGGGTGGTTGTGGACGCGGGCAGCAAGATCCTGGGCAGCGACCGCCCCGACTGGGCCACCGGATATGGGCGCCTGCCGGAATACCGGGAGGCCAGGATTACGGCGCTCTCCGAACACCACGCCACAGTTGTTTGGCCGGACTCTGAGGAGCTTCCGGCGCTAGGCACGCGGCTCAGGCTGATCCCCAACCACGTTTGCCTGGCCATGAACCTCGTGGACGAGGTCACTGTGGTTCGTGAGGGGGCAGTGGTGGACACATGGAAGGTCGCAGCGCGCGGCAAGAATAACTAG
- a CDS encoding DedA family protein — MQSLFDGLLHASPLVVMCIVFALVFAEDALFIGFVIPGETAAVVGGVFASRGDLPLWSMIMIVISAAILGDTVGYEIGKHLGPRIMALKLLDKRRAQLQKAEDFLARRGGLAVFLGRFTAFFRAVMPALAGLSRMPYRRFAIWNFTGGIIWGALFVTLGFIAGNSYEELAHTVGRGAAVVVGVVVVVILGVWQVRKHRTAAKPTAD; from the coding sequence ATGCAGTCGTTGTTCGACGGACTCCTTCACGCCAGCCCGCTGGTGGTGATGTGCATCGTGTTCGCACTGGTCTTTGCCGAGGACGCGTTGTTTATCGGCTTCGTGATCCCAGGCGAAACGGCGGCCGTGGTGGGGGGAGTCTTTGCCAGCCGTGGTGACCTTCCGCTGTGGAGCATGATCATGATCGTCATCTCGGCAGCCATCCTGGGTGACACTGTGGGCTACGAGATCGGCAAGCACCTGGGTCCACGGATTATGGCCCTGAAACTCCTGGATAAGAGACGGGCCCAGCTGCAGAAAGCCGAGGATTTCCTCGCCCGACGTGGCGGCCTCGCCGTATTCCTCGGCCGCTTCACCGCCTTTTTCCGCGCCGTCATGCCAGCGCTCGCCGGGCTCAGCCGGATGCCCTACCGCCGCTTCGCCATCTGGAACTTCACCGGTGGCATCATCTGGGGTGCACTTTTCGTGACCCTGGGGTTCATCGCCGGGAACTCCTACGAAGAACTAGCCCATACAGTGGGGCGCGGTGCCGCAGTGGTGGTGGGCGTCGTCGTGGTTGTCATCCTCGGCGTGTGGCAGGTCCGAAAGCATCGAACGGCGGCAAAACCCACAGCTGACTGA
- a CDS encoding nuclease PIN: MKLRLFPQEPAGLVLLAQMAGVIVAATGTLSEILGAQASEHARLTEELHEHESKSLDLHFALLTHMRTSFVNPLPREDMYTLSRHLNEAMEKLDAAGELVALYKLERLPKRAADQLEIISRQAELTVDAMRKLEDLDELEDYWIEILRLAKRAERTHRTWVAEMLKDMKSTQYARHRDIANQLVEVTKDMRKIATQVGSIIVKES, encoded by the coding sequence ATGAAGCTGCGCCTTTTCCCCCAGGAACCTGCCGGGCTCGTACTGCTCGCGCAGATGGCAGGCGTCATTGTGGCCGCCACCGGAACGCTCTCAGAGATCCTCGGCGCCCAGGCCAGTGAGCACGCACGCCTGACCGAGGAACTCCACGAGCACGAGTCGAAATCCCTGGACCTGCACTTTGCGCTCCTGACGCACATGCGCACCAGCTTCGTGAACCCGCTCCCCCGCGAGGACATGTACACGCTGTCCCGGCACCTCAACGAGGCCATGGAGAAGCTCGACGCCGCGGGCGAATTGGTTGCGCTCTACAAGCTGGAACGCCTGCCCAAGCGCGCGGCCGACCAACTGGAGATCATCAGCCGCCAAGCCGAGCTGACGGTGGACGCCATGCGAAAGCTTGAGGACCTCGACGAACTCGAAGACTACTGGATTGAGATCCTCAGGCTGGCGAAACGTGCAGAGCGAACCCACCGCACATGGGTGGCCGAGATGCTGAAGGATATGAAATCGACGCAGTACGCCCGGCACAGGGACATCGCCAACCAGTTGGTGGAAGTCACCAAGGACATGCGTAAGATCGCCACGCAGGTAGGCAGCATCATCGTCAAGGAATCATGA
- a CDS encoding GAF and ANTAR domain-containing protein, which yields MTETQPSRHIASPPSYLGHYEDRLDQTDFVEHLQDLLVENADIREFLQDLAELIAQKLTRNGNTIACGVTVIRQKKPVAVADSDPLARKLDEIQNSFGDGPCLSALRTRTISHVPNVYEEDRWPEYMRAAAASNVGSILAFPMELNSTAEAVVNLYSERPHGFSHEDLLSAERVTATAAKALHLALKIAQLRDARENLTAALESRTTIDTAVGIIMAQNRCSRDAAFQILVSASSHRNIKLRAVAQGIIAHIAGDRRISAPFEE from the coding sequence ATGACTGAAACCCAGCCATCGCGCCACATCGCAAGTCCTCCCAGTTATCTTGGTCATTATGAGGACAGGCTGGATCAGACGGACTTCGTTGAACATCTGCAGGATCTCTTGGTGGAAAATGCCGATATCCGTGAATTCCTCCAGGACCTCGCTGAGTTGATCGCGCAGAAGCTCACAAGGAACGGAAACACGATTGCCTGCGGAGTCACCGTCATTCGGCAGAAGAAACCCGTGGCCGTGGCTGATAGCGATCCCCTGGCACGCAAACTGGACGAGATCCAGAACAGTTTCGGCGATGGCCCTTGCCTATCGGCCCTTCGCACACGAACGATCAGCCACGTCCCGAACGTTTATGAGGAAGATCGCTGGCCTGAGTACATGCGGGCCGCAGCGGCTTCCAACGTGGGCTCCATCCTGGCCTTTCCCATGGAATTGAACAGCACGGCGGAGGCCGTGGTGAATCTCTACTCCGAGCGCCCCCATGGCTTCTCCCACGAGGACTTATTGTCGGCAGAGCGCGTTACTGCAACTGCGGCCAAAGCCCTCCATCTGGCCTTGAAGATCGCCCAGTTGCGGGACGCGCGCGAGAACCTCACCGCCGCTCTCGAATCCCGCACGACCATAGACACCGCCGTCGGAATCATCATGGCGCAGAACCGCTGCAGCCGGGACGCGGCCTTCCAAATCCTCGTCAGCGCGTCCAGCCACCGCAACATCAAACTCCGGGCAGTGGCCCAGGGGATCATCGCCCACATTGCCGGGGATCGGAGGATCTCAGCACCTTTTGAGGAATAG
- the pstC gene encoding phosphate ABC transporter permease subunit PstC, producing the protein MTTNSLTTSQGAGRAGDKVFSGAAMAAGCLILAVLFGVALFLVVQAIPALVAPPADIQGGHGFFAYIAPIVVGTLIAAVIALVIATPVAIGVALFISHYAPRRLASGLGYVVDLLAAIPSVVYGAWGAAFLAKEISPAYDWLANNLGWIPIFQGPASATGKTILTAGIVLSVMVLPIITSLSREIFLQTPKLHEEAALALGATRWEMIRMAVLPFGRPGIVSAIMLGLGRALGETMAVALVLSSGVLTASLIQSGNQTIAAEIALNFPEASGLKVNTLIAAGLVLFVITLGVNMIARWIITKHKEFSGAN; encoded by the coding sequence AACTCCCTGACAACCTCCCAAGGCGCAGGACGCGCCGGGGACAAGGTTTTCTCCGGGGCCGCCATGGCCGCAGGGTGCCTGATTCTCGCGGTTCTCTTCGGAGTCGCCCTGTTCCTCGTGGTGCAGGCAATCCCTGCACTCGTCGCACCGCCTGCGGACATCCAGGGCGGCCACGGCTTCTTCGCCTACATCGCCCCGATCGTCGTGGGCACGCTCATCGCCGCCGTGATCGCGCTTGTCATCGCAACCCCCGTGGCAATCGGGGTGGCCCTGTTCATCTCGCACTACGCCCCGCGCCGGCTGGCTTCGGGGCTCGGCTACGTTGTGGACCTGCTGGCCGCCATCCCCTCCGTCGTCTACGGTGCGTGGGGCGCGGCTTTCCTGGCCAAGGAAATCTCCCCGGCCTACGACTGGCTCGCCAACAACCTCGGCTGGATCCCGATCTTCCAGGGACCGGCATCCGCCACCGGTAAGACCATCCTCACCGCCGGCATCGTCCTGTCCGTCATGGTCCTTCCCATCATCACCTCCCTGTCCCGCGAAATCTTCCTGCAGACCCCCAAGCTGCACGAAGAAGCTGCGCTCGCATTGGGAGCCACCCGCTGGGAAATGATCCGCATGGCGGTACTTCCGTTTGGTCGTCCGGGAATCGTGAGCGCCATCATGCTGGGCCTGGGCCGTGCCCTTGGCGAGACAATGGCGGTTGCACTGGTGCTGTCCTCGGGAGTCTTGACTGCAAGCCTCATCCAGTCCGGCAACCAGACCATCGCCGCCGAAATTGCGCTGAACTTCCCGGAAGCCAGCGGGCTCAAGGTCAATACGTTGATCGCCGCAGGCCTGGTGCTGTTCGTCATCACCCTTGGCGTGAACATGATTGCCCGCTGGATCATCACCAAGCACAAAGAATTCTCGGGAGCCAACTAA
- a CDS encoding D-glycerate dehydrogenase, translating into MSRVVVTGRVPQPALEKLRASHDVDAWEGSESISREELLRRVAGADAIVSLLTERIDAELLDAAGPQLKVVSNVAVGYDNIDVPACTERGITATNTPGVLTEATADIAFGLILMATRRLGEGERLIRAGQPWKWGMFFLLGSGLQGKTLGIVGMGGIGQATARRAKAFGMEIVYQSRSEIDPAVAAELGARRVELDELLAISDVVSLHCPYGPGTHHLIGAEQLSTMKDSAYLVNTARGPIIDESALALALREGQIAGAGLDVFEQEPKVHPWLLELENVTLVPHLGSATVETRTAMAVLAADNTLAVLGGKQPPTPIG; encoded by the coding sequence ATGAGCCGCGTAGTCGTCACAGGACGCGTGCCCCAGCCGGCACTCGAAAAGCTCCGCGCTTCCCACGACGTTGACGCGTGGGAAGGCTCCGAATCAATCAGCCGCGAGGAACTCCTCCGCCGCGTTGCCGGAGCCGACGCGATCGTCAGCCTGCTCACCGAACGAATCGACGCTGAACTGCTCGACGCCGCCGGTCCGCAGCTGAAGGTCGTCTCCAACGTCGCCGTGGGTTACGACAACATCGACGTCCCTGCCTGCACGGAACGCGGCATCACCGCCACCAACACCCCGGGCGTGCTTACCGAGGCCACTGCCGACATCGCTTTCGGACTCATCCTCATGGCCACCCGTCGGCTCGGCGAGGGCGAACGGCTCATCCGGGCCGGTCAGCCATGGAAATGGGGCATGTTCTTCCTGCTCGGGTCCGGCCTGCAGGGCAAGACCTTGGGCATCGTCGGAATGGGTGGCATCGGACAAGCCACAGCCCGCCGGGCCAAGGCCTTCGGCATGGAGATCGTGTACCAGTCCCGCAGCGAAATCGACCCCGCCGTCGCCGCAGAACTCGGCGCACGGCGGGTGGAGCTCGACGAACTGCTTGCCATCTCCGACGTCGTCTCACTGCACTGCCCGTACGGGCCGGGCACGCACCACCTGATCGGCGCCGAGCAACTCAGCACAATGAAGGACTCCGCCTACCTCGTCAACACGGCCCGCGGACCCATCATCGACGAATCCGCACTCGCCCTGGCCCTCCGCGAAGGACAGATCGCAGGCGCAGGCCTTGATGTGTTTGAACAAGAACCCAAGGTGCATCCGTGGTTGCTGGAGCTGGAAAACGTGACGCTGGTGCCGCACCTCGGCTCCGCCACCGTCGAAACGCGCACTGCCATGGCAGTACTCGCGGCGGATAACACGCTCGCCGTGCTCGGAGGGAAACAACCGCCGACTCCCATCGGCTAA